In one Acidimicrobiales bacterium genomic region, the following are encoded:
- a CDS encoding MATE family efflux transporter gives MSARPALRSPHDREIVRLAVPAFGALIAEPLYVLADTAVVGRLGTTQLAGMAVAASVLLTLYSVFIFLAYGTTAAVSRLLGAGDEREAAHQAVQSLWLAALIGAGLIVVGYLLSEPVVGALGAEGAVRTNALVYLRISLLGLPAMLVVLAGTGYLRGLQDTRTPLFLAIGTGLLNLVLELVLVYGFDRGIGASALTTVVAQWVAAGFYVARVAASARHLGASLSPHPASLRRLLVVARDLLVRTAALRASLVVATAVATRIGTVDVAAHQVAFEVWTFLAFTLDAVAIAGQAIVGRTLGAGDGDEARAVGRRMIEWGVMLGVVLGALLLLLRPLLPHLFTDDDAVIALAQFVLVWVAVVQPLNAVAFVLDGVLIGAGDQHFLAWAMAGAAAVFVPAAVAVAVLGLGIGWLWAALGLLMAVRAGSLLWRFSGDAWVVLGATR, from the coding sequence GTGAGCGCCCGTCCCGCCCTGCGCAGCCCCCACGACCGGGAGATCGTCAGGTTGGCGGTGCCGGCGTTCGGGGCGCTGATCGCCGAGCCGCTGTACGTGCTGGCCGACACCGCGGTGGTGGGGCGCCTGGGCACGACGCAGCTGGCGGGCATGGCCGTCGCCGCCAGTGTGCTCCTGACGCTCTACAGCGTGTTCATCTTCCTGGCCTACGGCACGACCGCGGCGGTGAGCCGCCTGCTCGGGGCGGGCGACGAGCGGGAGGCAGCCCACCAGGCGGTGCAGTCGCTGTGGCTGGCGGCGCTCATCGGGGCGGGGTTGATCGTGGTCGGCTACCTGCTGTCGGAGCCAGTGGTGGGGGCGCTCGGGGCCGAGGGGGCGGTGCGGACCAACGCCCTCGTCTACCTGCGCATCTCGTTGCTGGGCCTGCCGGCGATGCTGGTGGTGCTGGCCGGCACCGGCTACCTGCGGGGCCTGCAGGACACCCGCACGCCGCTGTTCCTGGCGATCGGCACCGGGCTGCTGAACCTGGTGCTGGAGCTGGTGCTCGTCTACGGCTTCGACCGGGGCATCGGCGCCTCGGCGCTGACGACGGTCGTCGCCCAGTGGGTGGCAGCGGGGTTCTACGTGGCGCGGGTGGCGGCCTCGGCCCGGCACCTGGGCGCGTCGCTGTCGCCCCACCCGGCCAGCCTGCGGCGGCTGCTGGTGGTGGCCCGTGACCTGCTGGTGCGGACCGCGGCGCTGCGGGCGTCGCTGGTGGTCGCCACCGCCGTCGCCACCCGCATCGGCACCGTCGACGTGGCCGCCCACCAGGTCGCCTTCGAGGTGTGGACGTTCCTGGCCTTCACGCTCGACGCCGTCGCCATCGCCGGCCAGGCGATCGTGGGCCGGACGCTGGGTGCGGGCGACGGCGACGAGGCGCGGGCGGTGGGGCGCCGGATGATCGAGTGGGGCGTGATGCTCGGCGTGGTGCTGGGGGCGTTGCTGCTGCTGCTCCGGCCGCTGCTCCCCCACCTGTTCACCGACGACGACGCCGTGATCGCCCTCGCCCAGTTCGTCCTGGTGTGGGTGGCGGTGGTGCAACCGCTGAACGCCGTCGCCTTCGTGCTCGACGGTGTGCTGATCGGGGCCGGTGACCAGCACTTCCTCGCCTGGGCGATGGCCGGTGCCGCGGCGGTGTTCGTCCCCGCGGCCGTGGCGGTCGCGGTGCTCGGGCTGGGGATCGGCTGGCTGTGGGCCGCCCTCGGCCTGCTGATGGCGGTGCGGGCCGGGTCGCTCCTGTGGCGCTTCTCCGGCGACGCCTGGGTCGTCCTCGGCGCCACCCGCTGA
- the ilvD gene encoding dihydroxy-acid dehydratase, which yields MAEGTENEQRVNIKPRSFEVTDGASRAPARAMLRAIGMTDDDWDKPQIGVCSSWNEVTPCNMPLDRLAKRSKEGVRAAGGFPIEFTTIAVSDGISMGHEGMRASLVSREVIADSVETVMHAERFDAMVTFAGCDKSLPGMLMAAARLNVPSVFVYGGSILPGHYNGQALDIVSVFEAVGAHATGAMSDADLDHIERNACPTEGSCAGMFTANTMASIAEALGMCLPGSASAPAVDRRRDDFAYASGQAVVDLLKLGIRPRQILTREAFENAIAVTMALGGSTNAVLHLLAIAAEARVELALDDFNKVAARVPHIADTKPAGKYHMADVDRVGGVPVVLRHLLEAGLLNGDCLTVTGRTMAENLAEIDPPAPDGDVIHRLDSPIHAIGGIAVLTGSLAPKGGVVKVAGISFDRFEGPARVFDGEDGAMEAILAGSIEPGTVVVIRYEGPKGGPGMREMLAVTGAMKGAGRGADCALVTDGRFSGGTHGFCIGHVAPEAVDGGPIAFVRDGDRIAIDVATKVIDLLVDADELARRRAEWKLPEPRYTSGVLAKYARLASGAERGAITEA from the coding sequence ATGGCCGAAGGGACCGAGAACGAGCAGCGTGTGAACATCAAGCCTCGGAGCTTCGAGGTGACCGACGGGGCCTCGCGGGCACCGGCGAGGGCGATGCTCCGGGCCATCGGCATGACCGACGACGACTGGGACAAGCCCCAGATCGGCGTGTGCTCGTCGTGGAACGAGGTCACGCCCTGCAACATGCCGCTCGACCGCCTGGCCAAGCGGTCGAAGGAGGGCGTGCGGGCCGCCGGCGGCTTCCCGATCGAGTTCACCACCATCGCCGTGAGCGACGGCATCTCCATGGGCCACGAGGGCATGCGGGCGTCGCTGGTGTCCCGCGAGGTGATCGCCGACTCCGTCGAGACCGTGATGCACGCCGAGCGCTTCGACGCCATGGTCACCTTCGCCGGCTGCGACAAGTCGCTGCCCGGCATGCTCATGGCCGCCGCCCGCCTCAACGTGCCGTCGGTGTTCGTGTACGGCGGGTCGATCCTGCCGGGCCACTACAACGGCCAGGCGCTCGACATCGTGAGCGTGTTCGAGGCCGTCGGCGCCCACGCCACCGGGGCCATGTCCGACGCCGACCTCGACCACATCGAGCGCAACGCCTGCCCCACCGAGGGCTCCTGCGCCGGCATGTTCACCGCCAACACCATGGCCTCGATCGCCGAGGCGCTGGGCATGTGCCTGCCCGGCTCGGCGTCGGCCCCGGCGGTCGACCGGCGGCGTGACGACTTCGCCTACGCCTCGGGCCAGGCCGTGGTCGACCTGCTCAAGCTGGGCATCCGCCCCCGCCAGATCCTCACCCGCGAGGCCTTCGAGAACGCCATCGCCGTGACCATGGCGCTGGGCGGCTCCACCAACGCCGTGCTGCACCTGCTGGCCATCGCCGCCGAGGCCCGGGTGGAGCTGGCGCTCGACGACTTCAACAAGGTCGCCGCCCGCGTGCCGCACATCGCCGACACCAAGCCGGCCGGCAAGTACCACATGGCCGACGTCGACCGGGTCGGCGGCGTGCCGGTCGTGCTGCGCCACCTCCTGGAGGCCGGCCTGCTCAACGGCGACTGCCTCACGGTCACCGGCAGGACGATGGCCGAGAACCTGGCCGAGATCGACCCGCCCGCCCCCGACGGCGACGTGATCCACCGCCTCGACAGCCCGATCCACGCCATCGGCGGCATCGCCGTGCTCACCGGCTCCCTGGCGCCGAAGGGCGGGGTCGTGAAGGTGGCCGGCATATCGTTCGACCGCTTCGAGGGCCCGGCCCGGGTGTTCGACGGCGAGGACGGCGCCATGGAGGCGATCCTGGCCGGCTCGATCGAGCCCGGCACGGTGGTGGTCATCCGCTACGAGGGGCCGAAGGGCGGCCCGGGCATGCGGGAGATGCTGGCGGTCACGGGTGCCATGAAGGGCGCCGGGCGGGGGGCCGACTGCGCCCTGGTCACCGACGGTCGCTTCTCCGGTGGCACCCACGGGTTCTGCATCGGCCACGTCGCCCCGGAGGCGGTCGACGGCGGGCCGATCGCGTTCGTGCGCGACGGCGACCGGATCGCCATCGACGTCGCCACCAAGGTCATCGACCTGCTGGTCGACGCCGACGAGCTGGCCCGCCGGAGGGCCGAGTGGAAGCTCCCCGAGCCCCGCTACACGTCGGGCGTCCTCGCCAAGTACGCCCGCCTGGCCTCCGGCGCCGAGCGGGGCGCGATCACCGAGGCGTAG
- the ilvN gene encoding acetolactate synthase small subunit has protein sequence MNAFGSHLPGIDVRHHTLVVLVENKAGVLARVSSLFARRGFNIYSLAVAPTEDDRFSRITIVVDVESSPLEQITKQLFKLVNVVKISELDPRDAVERELMLATVRADAAARSQVIELVGVFGGRIVDVGHDELTISLDGEPHRLDDLEDLLRPFGIVELQRTGRVALPRLERTPGLRPVSSRKSA, from the coding sequence ATGAACGCCTTCGGGTCGCACCTGCCGGGCATCGACGTCCGGCACCACACGCTGGTCGTGCTGGTGGAGAACAAGGCGGGCGTCCTGGCCCGCGTGTCGAGCCTGTTCGCCCGGCGGGGCTTCAACATCTACTCGCTGGCCGTCGCCCCCACCGAGGACGACCGCTTCTCGCGGATCACGATCGTGGTCGACGTCGAGTCGTCGCCGCTGGAGCAGATCACCAAGCAGCTGTTCAAGCTGGTCAACGTGGTGAAGATCTCCGAGCTCGACCCACGGGACGCGGTCGAGCGCGAGCTGATGCTGGCCACCGTCCGGGCCGACGCCGCCGCCCGCAGCCAGGTGATCGAGCTGGTCGGGGTGTTCGGCGGGCGCATCGTCGACGTCGGCCACGACGAGCTCACCATCTCGCTCGACGGCGAGCCCCACCGCCTCGACGACCTGGAGGACCTGCTGCGGCCCTTCGGGATCGTGGAGCTGCAGCGCACCGGTCGCGTCGCCCTGCCCCGGCTGGAGCGCACCCCCGGTCTCCGCCCCGTCTCGTCCCGCAAGTCCGCTTGA
- a CDS encoding PQQ-binding-like beta-propeller repeat protein yields the protein MRRITARGAELALVTALALSLSGCFEWAQYGYDAGRSSYNPTEETLTADTIGQLTELWSSPLVPSPRNIVASNSRLVIATDTHTYGLDVATGDVVWDHPSFDGSPVIHGGLVYTASPAFPGHCAEAALEARDVETGARRVADDIRAWDDPATCLGPSAETAVGRRFALLPSYGYDAQFNPIHGMFAYEWDTGVTYDLGGTAVTMDESTGLYFPGDFSYVAAGPLPGSANPGWIRVIQTRLVPVSAAGRVYLVQPGGTGEADRVLALDAATGADAWSGVVDVEGGNLVKPAVREGTVFTAAVVGPRHGQLIAFADCGAPDCAPAWTGAEPPVSNGGSVGGPVVAGDLVYLSVYVSDDSPNPVSQLEVYDAAGCGAATCDPLTTVTVDGQVGEMVVSNGRVFVVTSTGVHAFGLP from the coding sequence ATGAGGCGGATCACCGCGCGAGGCGCGGAGTTGGCCCTGGTGACGGCGCTGGCGCTGTCGCTGAGCGGCTGCTTCGAGTGGGCGCAGTACGGCTACGACGCCGGGCGCTCGTCGTACAACCCGACCGAGGAGACGTTGACCGCGGACACGATCGGTCAGCTGACCGAGCTGTGGTCGTCACCGCTGGTGCCCTCGCCGCGGAACATCGTGGCGTCGAACTCCCGTCTGGTGATCGCGACGGACACCCACACCTACGGCTTGGATGTGGCGACGGGCGACGTCGTGTGGGACCACCCGTCCTTCGACGGCAGCCCCGTCATCCACGGTGGCCTCGTGTACACGGCCAGCCCCGCGTTCCCGGGCCATTGCGCCGAAGCTGCGCTCGAGGCCCGGGACGTCGAGACGGGTGCCCGCCGGGTCGCCGACGACATCCGGGCGTGGGACGACCCCGCCACCTGCCTCGGCCCCAGCGCCGAGACTGCGGTCGGCCGGCGCTTCGCGCTGCTCCCCAGCTATGGCTACGACGCCCAGTTCAACCCGATCCACGGCATGTTCGCCTACGAGTGGGACACGGGTGTCACCTACGACCTCGGCGGTACGGCCGTCACGATGGACGAGTCCACCGGGCTGTACTTCCCGGGGGACTTCAGCTACGTCGCGGCGGGGCCGTTGCCGGGCAGCGCCAACCCGGGGTGGATCCGCGTCATCCAGACACGCCTCGTGCCGGTGAGCGCCGCCGGCCGCGTCTACCTCGTCCAGCCCGGGGGGACCGGCGAGGCGGACCGCGTTCTCGCCCTCGACGCCGCCACCGGCGCGGATGCCTGGTCGGGCGTGGTGGATGTGGAGGGGGGCAACCTGGTCAAGCCGGCGGTCCGGGAGGGCACGGTGTTCACGGCCGCCGTCGTCGGTCCCCGGCACGGACAGCTCATCGCCTTCGCCGACTGCGGCGCGCCGGACTGCGCACCGGCGTGGACCGGAGCCGAGCCCCCTGTTTCCAACGGCGGCAGCGTCGGCGGTCCCGTGGTGGCCGGCGATCTGGTGTACCTGTCCGTCTACGTCAGCGACGACAGTCCGAACCCCGTCTCGCAGCTCGAGGTCTACGACGCGGCCGGGTGCGGTGCGGCGACCTGTGACCCGCTGACGACGGTCACGGTGGACGGGCAGGTGGGCGAGATGGTCGTGTCGAACGGAAGGGTCTTCGTCGTGACGTCGACCGGTGTCCACGCCTTCGGCCTGCCGTAG
- a CDS encoding acetolactate synthase large subunit, with the protein MQISGGQALIRALEMEGVDVMFGLPGGAILPVYDPIIDSPIRHILVRHEQGAGHMAEGYAHATGKPGVCMVTSGPGATNIVTPLCDAYMDSVPLVCITGQVPFPAIGTDAFQECDTVGITRSVTKHNDLVVNAQDIPLAVRQAFHLATTGRPGPVLVDVPKDIVDPMNPRSQMEWYWPTDEEVRASLPGYRPNTQGHPKMIRQAAELILAARKPVIYAGGGILKARAAEALRELAELCELPVVTTLMARGAFPDDHPLCLGMPGMHGNFTAVTAMQQSDLLIALGSRFDDRVTGKLDGFAPEAKIIHVDIDPAELGKVRRPDVPIVGDCRLVIEELIIAVKALLDGGAEFPDRSGWRSTLSGWQEKYPLTYEQSEPGDALKPQFVLERLRDGTPEDTIVASGVGQHQMWTSQYWKFNHPYTWVNSGGLGTMGFSVPAAIGAKVGRPDRMVWAVDGDGCFQMTAQELVTAASERIPVKVAILNNAYLGMVRQWQEMFYEERYSEVYLSPDLPDYKLWAEAMGCVGMRVESPDEVDAAIQKANEIDDRPVVIDFRTDSREKVYPMVPSGQTNDAIIVDPSQGEGGR; encoded by the coding sequence ATGCAGATCTCAGGTGGCCAAGCACTGATACGTGCCCTCGAGATGGAGGGTGTCGATGTGATGTTCGGCCTCCCCGGCGGGGCGATCCTCCCGGTGTACGACCCGATCATCGACAGCCCCATCCGCCACATCCTCGTGCGCCACGAGCAGGGCGCCGGCCACATGGCCGAGGGCTACGCGCATGCCACCGGCAAGCCCGGCGTGTGCATGGTGACGTCCGGCCCGGGCGCCACCAACATCGTCACGCCGCTGTGCGACGCCTACATGGACTCGGTGCCGCTGGTGTGCATCACCGGCCAGGTGCCGTTCCCGGCGATCGGCACCGACGCCTTCCAGGAGTGCGACACGGTCGGCATCACCCGGTCGGTCACCAAGCACAACGACCTGGTCGTCAACGCCCAGGACATCCCGCTGGCGGTCCGCCAGGCGTTCCACCTCGCCACCACCGGGCGGCCGGGGCCGGTGCTGGTCGACGTGCCCAAGGACATCGTCGACCCGATGAACCCCCGCTCGCAGATGGAGTGGTACTGGCCGACCGACGAGGAGGTCCGGGCCAGCCTCCCCGGCTACCGCCCCAACACGCAGGGCCACCCGAAGATGATCCGCCAGGCCGCCGAGCTGATCCTGGCGGCCCGCAAGCCGGTGATCTACGCCGGCGGCGGGATCCTCAAGGCCCGGGCGGCGGAGGCGCTGCGGGAGCTGGCCGAGCTGTGCGAGCTGCCGGTCGTCACCACGCTGATGGCCCGGGGCGCCTTCCCCGACGACCACCCGCTGTGCCTGGGCATGCCGGGCATGCACGGCAACTTCACCGCCGTCACCGCCATGCAGCAGTCCGACCTGCTGATCGCCCTGGGCTCGCGCTTCGACGACCGGGTCACCGGCAAGCTCGACGGGTTCGCCCCGGAGGCCAAGATCATCCACGTCGACATCGACCCGGCCGAGCTGGGCAAGGTCCGCCGGCCGGACGTCCCGATCGTCGGCGACTGCCGCCTGGTGATCGAGGAGCTGATCATCGCGGTGAAGGCCCTGCTCGACGGGGGCGCCGAGTTCCCGGACCGCTCCGGCTGGCGCTCCACGCTGTCGGGCTGGCAGGAGAAGTACCCCCTGACCTACGAGCAGTCGGAGCCGGGTGACGCCCTCAAGCCCCAGTTCGTGCTGGAGCGGCTGCGGGACGGCACCCCGGAGGACACGATCGTCGCCTCGGGCGTGGGCCAGCACCAGATGTGGACCTCGCAGTACTGGAAGTTCAACCACCCCTACACCTGGGTCAACTCGGGTGGGCTGGGCACGATGGGCTTCTCGGTGCCGGCCGCGATCGGCGCCAAGGTCGGTCGGCCCGACCGGATGGTGTGGGCGGTCGACGGCGACGGCTGCTTCCAGATGACCGCCCAGGAGCTGGTCACGGCGGCGAGCGAGCGCATCCCGGTGAAGGTGGCGATCCTCAACAACGCCTACCTCGGCATGGTCCGCCAGTGGCAGGAGATGTTCTACGAGGAGCGCTACTCCGAGGTGTACCTGTCGCCCGACCTGCCCGACTACAAGCTGTGGGCCGAGGCGATGGGCTGCGTCGGGATGCGGGTGGAGTCGCCCGACGAGGTCGACGCCGCCATCCAGAAGGCCAACGAGATCGACGACCGCCCGGTGGTCATCGATTTCCGCACCGACTCCCGGGAGAAGGTGTACCCGATGGTTCCCTCCGGGCAGACCAACGATGCGATCATCGTGGACCCCAGCCAGGGCGAGGGAGGACGATGA